The Sediminicola sp. YIK13 genomic sequence ATACTGGATGGTGCAAGAATCCGCCTGCCAATTTTTTTATTTCCTTCGAAAAGGTAGCCGAGAACAATAGATTCTGTCTCTTGGCCGGCATAAGGTTCAAGATTCTTTTAATATCCCTAAGGAAACCCATATCCAACATTCTATCAGCCTCATCCAAGACCAATATTTCAACACTGTTCAAAGATAGTGCCCCTTGGCCCTGAAGATCCAGTAATCTGCCAGGAGTGGCCACTAAAATGTCAACCCCATTGCGTAACGTTGCAATTTGTGGTTTGGCATTGACACCTCCAAAAATAACAGCGGACCTAATATCTAAAAACTCACTGTATTCCTTAATATTTGCATATACCTGAGCAGCCAATTCCCTTGTCGGCGTAAGCACTAGGGTCCGTACAGGCCTTTTCCGCAAGACTGGAGCCTGGGACAGGATTTGTAAAATAGGTAATGTAAAACCGGCTGTCTTACCCGTACCCGTTTGTGCGGAGGCTAAAACATCTTTTCTTTCTAATATTTGTGGTATTGCTTTTTCCTGAATAGGCGAAGGGGTGTTGTATCCTTTTTTGTCGACAGCTTTCAACAGGGCGTCGGATAGGCCCAAAGATTTAAATGACATATAAATTGTTTAAGAAACGACCTTTGATTTATGGTCACCTCTATATGAAGCTGCAAAGGTACACCTAATTTTTTCGATTCAATTTTATTATGGCAAGAACCTTGATTGCTTATGATGTCGAAGTATTGGAGAACAATGCTTTACCCTATTTATTCTTGACATAAACAAGCTTAAAGCGCGCATTGGGCTGGTCCCTGTGATCTACCTCAAATTGATTTAATGATTTGAACAATGGTGTCAACTTCTCAAATCCAAAATTCCTGGAATCAAAGTTAGGCTGCTTTTTAAGAATCAACGATCCCACGTCGCCCATAAAGGCCCACCCATCTTCATCTGCAGCATCGGAGACCGAATTGCGCAACAGACGCATAATATTAGGGGTTATCTTATCAACATCCTGCTTCTTGGAATCGGTCTGTCCGTCTTGTTTTTCATTGCCCGATTTAAGGATTTCCAAATAAATAAATTTGTCACAGGCCACAATGAACGGATCGGGAGTCTTCTTTTCTCCTATTCCATAAACCTTTAAACCGGCTTCCCTTAGCCTTGTTGCCAATTTTGTAAAATCACTATCTGAAGAAACCAAACAAAAGCCGTCTACCTTATTG encodes the following:
- a CDS encoding NYN domain-containing protein is translated as MIKDTKLAVLIDGDNIPSKYVKEMMEEITKYGTPTIKRIYGDWTKPHLSKWKNILLENAINPIQQYGYTVGKNATDSAMIIDAMDILYSNKVDGFCLVSSDSDFTKLATRLREAGLKVYGIGEKKTPDPFIVACDKFIYLEILKSGNEKQDGQTDSKKQDVDKITPNIMRLLRNSVSDAADEDGWAFMGDVGSLILKKQPNFDSRNFGFEKLTPLFKSLNQFEVDHRDQPNARFKLVYVKNK